One stretch of Muribaculum intestinale DNA includes these proteins:
- the ilvA gene encoding threonine ammonia-lyase has protein sequence MSTVLQLTDVYRAAHVLKSVVRRTELIHAPKINPESTIYLKPECLQHTGSFKLRGAYYKISQLSEEEKSHGVIACSAGNHAQGVALGAKANGIKSLICLPEGAPISKVEATKKYGADVRLVPGVYDDAYAEALRLRDKHGYTFVHPFDDPLVIAGQGTIGLEIIDELPDVDAVIVPVGGGGLISGVAFAIKSINPNVKVYGVQATGAPSMVKSLSGGERITLPSVSTVADGIAVKEPGEHTFELCREYVDDIVTVTDDEIAAAILAMMEQEKLVAEGAGAVAVAAAMFDKVPVKGRKVVCLVSGGNIDVNMLSRVINRGLIKSGRQYAVTIDLSDNPGVLAHVSKVVGELGGNIISVTHERTSTDTPIASCTLRLVMETRNHEHIEIIRRGLAEAGYQVVK, from the coding sequence ATGTCGACAGTTCTCCAATTGACTGATGTATACCGTGCCGCCCACGTGCTTAAGAGCGTAGTGCGTCGCACCGAATTGATACATGCACCCAAGATTAACCCTGAAAGTACCATATATCTAAAGCCCGAGTGTCTGCAGCACACCGGTTCGTTTAAACTCCGTGGAGCTTACTATAAGATATCGCAGCTGTCGGAGGAAGAGAAATCCCACGGCGTGATAGCATGCTCGGCAGGCAACCATGCGCAGGGAGTGGCTCTCGGAGCCAAGGCCAACGGCATCAAGTCGCTGATATGCCTCCCCGAGGGCGCGCCAATCTCCAAGGTAGAGGCTACCAAGAAGTACGGCGCCGATGTAAGGCTTGTGCCCGGAGTCTATGATGACGCCTACGCCGAGGCCCTGCGTCTGCGCGACAAGCACGGCTACACGTTTGTACACCCTTTTGACGACCCGCTGGTGATAGCCGGTCAGGGCACCATAGGCCTTGAGATAATCGACGAGTTGCCCGATGTCGATGCCGTGATTGTGCCTGTGGGTGGCGGCGGACTGATATCAGGTGTGGCTTTCGCAATTAAGTCAATCAATCCCAATGTCAAGGTCTACGGAGTGCAGGCCACCGGTGCGCCGAGCATGGTGAAGTCGCTTTCCGGCGGCGAGCGTATCACACTTCCCTCGGTATCGACTGTAGCCGACGGCATTGCTGTGAAAGAACCCGGCGAGCATACATTCGAGCTCTGCCGCGAATATGTCGATGACATCGTCACCGTCACCGACGATGAGATTGCCGCCGCAATCCTGGCCATGATGGAGCAGGAGAAACTTGTGGCCGAGGGTGCCGGTGCTGTGGCTGTGGCTGCGGCCATGTTCGACAAGGTGCCTGTAAAAGGCAGGAAGGTGGTATGCCTTGTGTCGGGCGGCAATATCGATGTGAACATGCTGAGCCGCGTCATCAACCGCGGTCTTATAAAGAGCGGACGCCAGTATGCCGTCACCATCGACCTCAGCGACAATCCCGGTGTCCTCGCCCATGTCAGCAAGGTGGTGGGCGAGCTTGGCGGAAATATCATATCAGTGACCCACGAGCGCACTTCGACCGACACTCCGATTGCAAGCTGCACTCTGCGCCTGGTGATGGAGACACGCAACCACGAGCATATCGAGATAATAAGGCGCGGTCTTGCCGAGGCCGGCTATCAGGTGGTAAAATGA
- the pyrE gene encoding orotate phosphoribosyltransferase gives MKKLESLVAQKLLKISAIKLQPDVPFTWASGWNSPIYTDNRKTLSYPELRTFIKVELCRIIQENFERPDAIAGVATGAIAMGALIADELGLPYVYVRSAPKDHGLENLIEGNLKPGQKVVVIEDLISTGGSSLKAVEAIRNAGCEVVGMAAMFTYGFPVAVKRFNEAGVRLITLSNYNAMLEAAVETEYIRPEHLETLKEWRKDPAAWNPHTGNAE, from the coding sequence ATGAAAAAATTAGAAAGTCTCGTTGCACAAAAGTTGTTAAAAATCAGTGCGATTAAACTCCAGCCGGACGTGCCTTTCACCTGGGCCTCAGGATGGAACTCGCCGATATATACCGACAACCGCAAGACTCTCTCTTATCCTGAGCTACGAACTTTCATCAAGGTCGAACTCTGCCGTATCATTCAGGAAAACTTCGAGCGTCCCGACGCCATCGCCGGCGTAGCCACCGGAGCCATCGCCATGGGCGCCCTGATTGCCGACGAGCTTGGTCTGCCTTACGTGTATGTGCGCTCCGCTCCCAAGGACCACGGCTTGGAAAACCTTATCGAAGGCAATCTGAAGCCCGGCCAGAAAGTAGTCGTAATCGAGGATCTTATCTCAACCGGAGGAAGCAGCCTTAAGGCTGTGGAGGCTATACGCAATGCCGGATGCGAGGTAGTAGGCATGGCAGCGATGTTTACCTACGGCTTCCCTGTGGCAGTGAAACGCTTCAACGAAGCCGGTGTGAGACTCATCACTCTGAGCAACTACAACGCCATGCTTGAGGCTGCCGTAGAGACCGAATATATCCGCCCAGAACACCTTGAGACCCTCAAGGAATGGCGCAAAGACCCTGCTGCCTGGAATCCCCACACCGGAAACGCCGAGTAA
- the argH gene encoding argininosuccinate lyase has product MASKLWEKNVTVNTDVETYTVGRDREMDMYLARFDVLGSLAHITMLQSVELLTKEELDILTAELRDIYAIIEKGDFAIEPDVEDVHSQVELMLTRRLGDTGKKIHSGRSRNDQVLVDLKLFTRERIEDITRAVASLFNTLIDQSERYKNVLMPGYTHLQVAMPSSFGLWFGAYAESLIDDLTVLSAAYKVANRNPLGSAAGYGSSFPLDRSMTTRLLGFESMNYNVVYAQMGRGKTERIVAQALGSIAATVGKLAYDACLFNSQNFGFIKLPDQYTTGSSIMPHKKNPDVFELTRAKCNKLQALPYEITLITTNLPSGYFRDLQLVKENFLPAFDNLADILSMVTRMVSEIKVNTEILDDPRYDLMFSVEEVNRLVVAGMPFRDAYKKVGLDIENGDFTARKAVDHTHEGSIGNLCNDALRALFDKTVDSFDFTTYHAAVDSLLGR; this is encoded by the coding sequence ATGGCATCAAAACTCTGGGAAAAGAACGTAACGGTAAACACCGACGTAGAGACCTATACCGTAGGACGCGACCGCGAGATGGACATGTATCTCGCACGCTTCGATGTGCTTGGCTCGCTGGCCCATATCACTATGCTACAGTCGGTAGAGCTGCTCACCAAGGAAGAACTCGACATCCTTACAGCCGAACTGCGCGACATCTACGCCATCATCGAGAAGGGCGATTTCGCCATCGAGCCCGACGTAGAGGATGTGCACTCGCAGGTTGAGCTCATGCTCACACGCCGCCTCGGCGACACCGGCAAGAAGATACACTCAGGCCGTTCGCGCAACGACCAGGTGCTCGTAGACCTCAAACTGTTTACCCGCGAGCGCATCGAGGATATCACCCGTGCGGTGGCCTCGCTCTTCAATACCCTCATCGACCAGAGCGAACGCTACAAGAATGTGCTGATGCCGGGCTATACCCATCTGCAGGTGGCCATGCCCTCATCGTTCGGACTGTGGTTTGGCGCATATGCCGAATCGCTCATCGATGACCTCACAGTGCTGTCGGCGGCCTACAAGGTGGCCAACCGCAATCCGCTTGGCTCCGCCGCCGGCTACGGCTCATCATTCCCCCTCGACCGCTCGATGACCACCCGCCTGCTCGGATTCGAGTCGATGAACTATAATGTGGTCTACGCCCAGATGGGACGCGGCAAGACAGAGCGCATTGTGGCCCAGGCACTCGGCTCGATTGCAGCCACCGTAGGCAAACTCGCCTACGACGCCTGCCTGTTCAATTCACAGAATTTCGGCTTTATCAAACTGCCCGACCAGTACACTACAGGCTCGTCGATAATGCCACACAAGAAAAATCCCGATGTGTTTGAACTCACACGTGCCAAGTGCAACAAACTCCAGGCTCTCCCCTACGAGATAACACTGATAACCACCAACCTGCCATCGGGATACTTCCGCGACCTCCAGCTCGTAAAAGAGAATTTCCTACCAGCATTCGACAATCTTGCCGACATCCTGTCGATGGTGACACGCATGGTGAGCGAGATAAAGGTCAACACCGAAATCCTCGACGACCCGCGCTACGACCTGATGTTCTCCGTCGAGGAAGTCAACCGTCTGGTAGTTGCCGGAATGCCGTTCCGCGACGCCTACAAGAAAGTAGGGCTCGACATCGAGAATGGCGACTTCACCGCGCGCAAGGCTGTCGACCATACCCACGAAGGCTCGATAGGCAATCTCTGCAACGACGCCCTGCGGGCATTGTTCGACAAGACCGTCGACTCATTCGACTTCACCACCTATCATGCCGCCGTCGATTCCCTGCTGGGACGATAA
- a CDS encoding type B 50S ribosomal protein L31 gives MKADIHPSNYREVVFKDMSNDEIFITRSTVASKETIEVDGVTYPLVKLEITSSSHPFFTGKQKLVDTAGRVDKFMSRYGNRKKK, from the coding sequence ATGAAAGCAGACATCCATCCTTCCAACTACCGCGAAGTAGTGTTCAAAGATATGTCTAACGACGAAATCTTTATCACCCGTTCGACCGTTGCATCCAAGGAGACTATCGAGGTAGATGGCGTGACCTATCCTCTGGTCAAGCTGGAAATCACCAGCTCCTCTCACCCCTTCTTCACCGGCAAGCAGAAGCTCGTCGACACCGCAGGCCGCGTAGACAAGTTCATGAGCCGCTACGGCAACCGCAAGAAGAAGTAA
- a CDS encoding biotin/lipoyl-containing protein yields MANRKLKIRDLTLRDGQQSLFATRMPQACIDRLLPLYEGANFYIMEVWGGAVPDSVMRYLDESPWERLRICSKAMKGHSLLSALSRGRNLFGYVPYPDSVLEGFYKEAINNGLNVMRIFDALNDLDNVKESIRMINELGGIADGAVCYTVDPKEEAPAEPAEKPGFFARLFGKKAEVPAAPEKIFTDEYFVSKAKAMEGFGAKIITLKDMAGLVNPARIASLMPKLKAAVNVPVDFHTHCTPGYGLASSLVAIINGVDILDTNIWWFGEGSAAPAIELIYIFCQKLGIELEANMEAVGKIRNELYDVRKQLAAFDLNKDHFPKAFDPLADKLPAEIDALFDRAIAAAKANDEESLLAACHAIEDYFGFPKPNLLVKDAEVPGGMYSNMVAQLKALGASDLLDDAMRLIPKVRRDAGLVPLVTPTSQIVGSQAVSVALDRKKGNPDYSNPSNQFISLVKGEYGHTPVAVDPAFREKIAGTPVETPYDVTKYKKPENPVLEDMGGVKLASNQEEYLLLELLPTVANGFLRKRRAEEWEKTQAAAAPKVEEKPAVEAEPVTGPTLNAPMGGRIVEIKVKPGDKIKFGQTMLVYEAMKMENDLSSEIDGTVKRILVAPDQVVATDQALIEYE; encoded by the coding sequence ATGGCAAATCGCAAGCTAAAAATCAGAGACCTAACGTTGCGCGACGGCCAGCAGTCGCTCTTTGCGACCCGTATGCCTCAGGCGTGTATCGACCGTCTGCTCCCCCTTTACGAGGGTGCCAACTTTTATATCATGGAAGTGTGGGGCGGTGCAGTGCCCGATTCGGTCATGCGCTATCTTGACGAATCACCATGGGAACGTCTGCGCATCTGCTCAAAGGCTATGAAAGGCCACTCGCTGCTCTCGGCTCTCTCGCGTGGCCGCAACCTTTTCGGCTATGTGCCTTATCCCGACAGTGTGCTTGAGGGTTTCTATAAGGAAGCTATCAATAACGGTCTTAACGTGATGCGTATCTTCGACGCTCTCAACGACCTCGACAACGTGAAGGAGTCGATACGCATGATCAACGAGCTTGGCGGTATAGCCGACGGAGCTGTATGCTACACCGTCGACCCCAAGGAGGAAGCACCCGCGGAACCCGCCGAAAAACCGGGATTCTTCGCTCGACTTTTCGGCAAGAAAGCCGAGGTGCCCGCTGCTCCTGAAAAGATATTTACCGACGAATATTTCGTGTCGAAGGCCAAGGCAATGGAGGGATTTGGTGCCAAAATCATTACCCTCAAGGATATGGCCGGTCTGGTAAATCCCGCCCGTATCGCATCGCTTATGCCCAAACTCAAGGCTGCCGTAAATGTGCCGGTCGATTTCCACACACACTGTACTCCCGGATATGGCCTTGCATCGTCGCTCGTGGCTATTATCAACGGCGTGGATATCCTCGACACCAACATCTGGTGGTTCGGCGAAGGCTCTGCCGCCCCTGCCATCGAGCTTATCTACATCTTCTGCCAGAAACTCGGCATAGAGCTTGAGGCCAACATGGAGGCTGTGGGCAAAATCCGCAACGAGCTTTACGACGTGCGCAAGCAGCTCGCCGCATTCGACCTCAACAAGGATCATTTCCCGAAAGCGTTCGACCCGCTGGCCGACAAACTTCCTGCCGAAATCGATGCACTGTTCGACCGTGCCATCGCAGCCGCCAAGGCCAACGACGAGGAGAGTCTGCTTGCCGCCTGCCATGCCATCGAAGATTACTTCGGATTCCCCAAGCCCAACCTGCTTGTCAAGGATGCCGAGGTGCCCGGAGGTATGTATTCCAACATGGTGGCCCAGCTCAAGGCTCTTGGTGCGAGCGACCTGCTCGACGACGCCATGCGCCTGATTCCCAAGGTGCGCCGCGATGCCGGCCTTGTGCCCCTTGTGACTCCTACCAGCCAGATTGTAGGCAGCCAGGCTGTAAGTGTGGCCCTCGACCGCAAGAAGGGAAATCCCGACTACAGCAATCCTTCAAACCAGTTTATCTCGTTGGTAAAGGGCGAATACGGCCACACTCCGGTAGCCGTAGACCCCGCATTCCGCGAGAAGATTGCCGGAACTCCTGTAGAGACTCCTTACGATGTGACAAAATACAAAAAGCCCGAAAATCCTGTGCTTGAAGATATGGGCGGTGTGAAGCTCGCATCAAATCAGGAGGAATATCTGCTCCTTGAGCTCCTCCCCACCGTGGCCAACGGCTTCCTGCGCAAGCGTCGCGCCGAAGAGTGGGAGAAGACACAGGCTGCCGCCGCTCCAAAGGTGGAGGAGAAGCCTGCTGTCGAGGCAGAGCCGGTGACCGGTCCCACTCTCAATGCTCCGATGGGCGGACGCATCGTTGAAATCAAGGTGAAGCCGGGCGACAAAATCAAGTTTGGCCAGACAATGCTCGTATACGAGGCCATGAAGATGGAAAACGACCTCTCGTCGGAGATTGACGGTACTGTAAAGCGTATCCTCGTTGCTCCCGACCAGGTGGTGGCTACCGATCAGGCTCTTATTGAGTATGAGTAA
- the istA gene encoding IS21 family transposase, which produces MLHMEEKTSIILSHRREGMSIREIARRNGMSRKTVRKYLREFEREAGPSPTEREVDDYLLTRPKYDSSGRVRRVVTDDVRRRIDGFIARNRENVAAGLHKQQMRKLDMWRRLQDDGVRIAYSTVCQYVRALEAAPKSQEKPAKAYIRQDYEPGFRCEFDWGVLTLWIGGVRTRLHMAVFTLDHSNMRKAYLFSREDTLALMEAHRNCFRELGGTPRVMAYDNMRTAVKKFLGRDREHTDALLRMEVHYCFTPHFCNPRSGWEKGKVERSVEYIRRRAFSFEVRFDSLDAAQTHLAAVCDRLNTEASNMSAEEKRLRIQADLAALRPLDHGDIGCFEQRLYRVGKYSTITVDGVHYSVPDRLVGSQVAVKLYSERIVVLYGRDKVANHARSRRSGDWVIDLMHYLGTFLRKPAALGRSVALQQVHPSVAALYREHFRESPRSFIELLVFTRDNNLAYTDIVRAATSLSSRGLQRLSSEQIQAQMISAEGHMQSTADIAATNVPDPQQAEIESSASHTLDMLSSFMEYTRASQAD; this is translated from the coding sequence ATGCTACACATGGAGGAAAAAACATCCATTATTCTGTCTCATCGCCGCGAGGGGATGAGCATCCGCGAGATAGCGCGCCGCAACGGCATGAGCCGCAAGACCGTGCGCAAGTATCTGCGCGAGTTCGAGAGAGAGGCCGGCCCGTCACCGACAGAGCGGGAGGTTGACGATTATCTGCTGACCAGGCCGAAGTATGACAGCAGCGGACGCGTCAGGCGTGTTGTGACCGATGATGTCCGCCGTCGCATCGATGGTTTTATCGCCCGCAACCGGGAGAACGTCGCTGCCGGATTGCACAAGCAGCAGATGCGCAAGCTCGATATGTGGCGACGTCTTCAGGACGATGGCGTGCGTATCGCCTATTCCACAGTATGTCAGTATGTCCGTGCGCTGGAGGCAGCGCCGAAGTCGCAAGAAAAGCCTGCAAAGGCATATATCCGTCAGGACTATGAGCCTGGATTCCGTTGCGAGTTCGACTGGGGCGTGCTTACCCTGTGGATCGGTGGAGTCAGGACTCGCCTTCACATGGCGGTATTCACCCTCGACCACAGCAATATGCGCAAGGCATATCTGTTTTCGCGCGAAGATACCCTGGCTCTTATGGAAGCCCACCGCAACTGCTTCCGGGAGTTGGGGGGCACCCCGCGCGTGATGGCCTATGACAACATGCGTACCGCCGTAAAGAAGTTCCTCGGGCGCGACCGCGAGCACACGGATGCGCTGCTGCGCATGGAGGTACACTACTGTTTCACACCCCATTTCTGCAACCCTCGCTCGGGATGGGAAAAAGGCAAGGTGGAACGTTCGGTGGAATATATCCGGCGTCGTGCATTCTCGTTCGAGGTCCGGTTTGACTCCCTGGATGCCGCGCAGACGCATCTGGCGGCAGTCTGCGACAGGCTCAACACAGAGGCGTCCAACATGTCGGCGGAAGAAAAACGCCTGCGCATACAGGCCGATCTGGCGGCGCTACGTCCGTTGGACCACGGTGACATCGGCTGCTTCGAGCAGCGGCTGTACCGCGTCGGAAAGTATTCAACGATAACCGTTGACGGAGTGCACTACTCTGTGCCCGACCGTCTGGTGGGCTCGCAGGTGGCGGTAAAGCTGTATTCCGAGCGCATCGTGGTGCTTTACGGACGCGACAAGGTGGCCAATCATGCCCGAAGCCGACGCTCCGGCGACTGGGTCATCGACCTGATGCATTATCTGGGTACATTCCTGCGCAAACCGGCCGCTCTGGGGCGGTCTGTGGCTCTGCAACAGGTACATCCGTCGGTGGCGGCGCTTTACCGCGAACACTTCCGCGAGTCTCCGCGAAGCTTCATAGAACTGCTTGTGTTCACCCGCGACAACAATCTGGCATACACTGACATCGTCCGTGCCGCCACAAGTCTTTCGTCCCGCGGGCTCCAGCGCCTCTCATCTGAACAGATACAGGCTCAGATGATCTCGGCGGAAGGACATATGCAGTCAACCGCCGATATCGCGGCAACGAACGTTCCCGACCCGCAACAGGCTGAAATAGAAAGTTCGGCAAGCCATACCCTTGACATGCTTTCATCATTTATGGAATATACCCGCGCATCGCAGGCAGACTGA
- the istB gene encoding IS21-like element helper ATPase IstB, with product MTDIHETDRDGLRELIRSCAFDLKLPLVRRDIDLLIQQSADEQWNLWRFTAELLRREKENRSENQRRHRIKNAGFPQLRYLNEIDTDALPADARKALPTLETLDFIKNGRNLILYGNPGTGKTHLATALGIAACNAGHSVLFTSVPRLLTQIRECRNALTLRSLENKFERYDMVICDEFGYVSCDKAGAEMLFNHLSLRTDKKTTVVTTNLAFNRWNEIIDDKVLVTAMVDRLTHKAILLNMTGKSYRMKETQEMMTQQI from the coding sequence ATGACAGACATACATGAAACAGACCGTGACGGACTTCGGGAGCTCATTCGCTCATGCGCTTTCGACCTTAAACTCCCGCTTGTGCGGCGCGACATCGACCTGCTTATACAGCAGAGCGCCGACGAACAATGGAACCTATGGCGGTTTACAGCCGAACTGCTCCGGCGCGAAAAAGAGAACCGCTCTGAAAACCAGCGCCGTCACCGCATCAAAAACGCAGGGTTCCCGCAACTTCGCTATCTTAACGAAATCGACACCGACGCTCTGCCCGCCGATGCCCGGAAAGCGCTCCCGACACTCGAGACACTCGACTTCATCAAAAACGGACGCAACCTCATTCTATACGGCAATCCCGGAACAGGCAAGACTCATCTGGCGACAGCTCTCGGTATCGCCGCATGTAATGCCGGACACTCGGTGCTGTTCACATCCGTGCCAAGACTGCTCACGCAGATACGCGAGTGCCGCAACGCTTTGACACTCCGGTCGCTGGAAAACAAGTTCGAGAGATACGACATGGTCATCTGTGATGAGTTCGGATACGTCTCCTGCGACAAGGCCGGCGCAGAGATGCTCTTTAACCATCTCTCCCTCCGCACCGACAAGAAGACGACCGTCGTCACAACCAATCTCGCCTTCAACCGCTGGAACGAGATTATTGACGACAAAGTACTGGTCACCGCAATGGTAGACCGCCTGACCCACAAGGCTATACTGCTTAACATGACAGGCAAATCATACCGCATGAAAGAAACTCAGGAAATGATGACTCAACAAATATAA
- a CDS encoding DUF5309 family protein, translated as MDTVSTTHATHVLGTPLTAASIESIDSGMILPDIDRRLLKIRPMATPVDQISRSARSRASGSMEVRYYTVDSRPSSAEVKSVAGSDGNDGEFLMALVEKNDYKAFSKTDTVLLTGALAGGKSHTFYVLEADIRGLSVEYVGPDDRFVADTEAEGESTIVRMGRAAAELDVQTPQTTFVPKPEHNFCQIFKAQVEQGAVLTSALKQADMSFTDQQEAAIIDMRMGMERNFIFGSRRKTSGPDGNVYFTGGIWHQITREFRLPSQLCTGDFVELCRQAFTGHGGSARKVLIAGSKCVRTLVNPSKEATVKQMGSVETEVHWGLNLKVISSNFGTLYVVHSETFDLCGHEDDGIIIDPEYLQKYTHIPFSAMLLDLKKSGQRNSDAVVLTEASCLVLRYPEAHMRIIGVK; from the coding sequence ATGGACACAGTTTCAACAACCCACGCAACCCATGTGTTAGGCACTCCGCTCACAGCCGCCTCAATCGAATCAATCGACTCAGGCATGATACTGCCTGACATAGACCGACGTTTGCTGAAGATACGGCCTATGGCCACTCCTGTCGACCAGATTTCGCGTTCTGCCCGCAGTCGTGCGTCGGGCTCGATGGAAGTAAGGTATTACACCGTCGACAGCCGTCCGTCATCGGCTGAGGTAAAGTCTGTCGCCGGCAGTGACGGCAATGACGGCGAATTTTTGATGGCGCTTGTCGAAAAAAACGACTACAAGGCATTTTCAAAAACCGATACCGTGCTCCTTACAGGGGCGCTGGCTGGCGGCAAGTCGCATACTTTTTATGTATTAGAGGCCGACATCCGTGGACTTTCGGTGGAGTATGTCGGTCCCGACGATAGATTTGTGGCCGACACCGAGGCCGAGGGTGAATCCACCATCGTGCGTATGGGGCGCGCTGCCGCCGAACTCGACGTACAGACTCCTCAGACCACGTTTGTGCCTAAGCCTGAGCATAATTTCTGTCAAATATTCAAGGCTCAAGTTGAACAAGGAGCAGTGCTGACATCCGCGCTCAAGCAGGCCGACATGTCATTCACCGACCAGCAGGAGGCGGCCATTATCGACATGCGTATGGGCATGGAGCGAAATTTCATTTTCGGCTCGCGCAGGAAGACGAGCGGTCCCGACGGGAATGTATACTTCACCGGGGGCATATGGCATCAGATTACGCGTGAGTTCAGGCTTCCGTCGCAGTTGTGCACGGGCGATTTCGTAGAGCTTTGCCGCCAGGCGTTTACCGGCCACGGAGGCTCGGCACGCAAGGTGCTTATAGCCGGCTCGAAGTGTGTGCGCACTCTGGTCAATCCTTCCAAGGAGGCCACTGTCAAGCAGATGGGCTCGGTAGAGACCGAGGTGCACTGGGGGCTCAACCTCAAGGTGATATCGTCGAACTTCGGCACTCTCTATGTGGTGCACAGCGAGACTTTCGACCTTTGCGGACATGAGGACGACGGCATCATAATCGACCCGGAATATCTTCAGAAGTACACCCACATCCCGTTCTCGGCCATGCTCCTCGACCTTAAGAAGAGCGGCCAGCGCAACTCCGATGCCGTGGTGCTCACCGAGGCTTCCTGCCTTGTGCTCCGTTATCCTGAGGCCCATATGCGTATTATCGGTGTAAAGTGA
- the pepT gene encoding peptidase T produces the protein MNVVDRFLQYVKFDTQSDELTNMWPSTPGQMIFAQHLEQELQKMGLTEITLDDNGYLMATLPANTTRHVPTIGFIAHLDTSPDISGRHVNPRIVDNYDGQPITLNAEKGIVLSPREFPELDHYKGQSLIVTDGTTLLGADDKAGIAEIITAVAYLQQHPEIEHGKIRIAFNPDEEIGQGAHKFDVEQFGADWAYTMDGGEIGELEYENFNAAVAKVTFTGRNVHPGYAKHKMINSQRIANQFMSMLPRWETPEHTEGYEGFYHLIATEGNVEKTTITYIIRDHDRDRFERRKKELEHLVRKINNEFPNCVSIEIKDQYYNMREKIEPVKYVIDIAEEAMRNVGVTPIVVPIRGGTDGAQLSFKGLPCPNIFAGGLNFHGRYEFVPIPSMEKATEVIIEIARLVANR, from the coding sequence ATGAACGTAGTCGACCGATTTCTACAATATGTAAAGTTTGACACTCAGAGCGACGAACTTACCAACATGTGGCCATCGACCCCCGGCCAGATGATATTTGCCCAGCATCTCGAACAGGAATTGCAGAAAATGGGCCTTACCGAGATTACGCTTGACGACAACGGATACCTCATGGCGACCCTGCCGGCCAACACCACGCGCCATGTGCCGACTATCGGCTTCATCGCCCACCTCGACACATCGCCCGACATTAGCGGACGCCACGTAAATCCGCGCATCGTCGACAACTACGACGGACAGCCCATCACGCTCAACGCTGAAAAGGGTATCGTGCTCAGCCCGAGAGAATTCCCCGAGCTCGACCACTACAAGGGGCAGTCGCTTATAGTAACCGACGGCACCACACTGCTCGGAGCCGACGACAAGGCGGGAATCGCCGAAATAATCACCGCAGTGGCCTACCTGCAGCAGCATCCCGAAATCGAACATGGCAAAATACGCATCGCCTTCAATCCCGACGAAGAGATTGGTCAGGGAGCGCACAAATTTGATGTAGAGCAGTTTGGCGCCGACTGGGCATATACCATGGACGGAGGCGAAATCGGCGAACTCGAATATGAGAACTTCAACGCCGCAGTGGCCAAGGTGACATTTACCGGACGAAACGTACACCCCGGGTATGCCAAACACAAGATGATCAACTCACAGCGCATCGCCAACCAGTTTATGTCGATGCTGCCCCGATGGGAGACCCCCGAGCATACCGAGGGATATGAAGGATTCTACCACCTCATCGCCACCGAAGGCAATGTGGAGAAGACCACCATCACATACATAATACGCGACCATGACCGCGACCGATTCGAACGCCGCAAAAAAGAGCTGGAGCATCTGGTAAGAAAAATCAACAACGAGTTCCCCAACTGCGTCTCCATAGAGATAAAGGATCAGTACTACAACATGCGCGAGAAAATCGAACCCGTAAAATATGTGATCGACATCGCCGAGGAAGCCATGCGCAACGTAGGCGTGACACCCATCGTAGTGCCTATACGCGGAGGGACAGACGGAGCGCAGCTGTCGTTCAAGGGTCTACCCTGCCCCAACATATTCGCCGGAGGCCTCAACTTCCACGGACGCTATGAATTTGTGCCCATCCCCTCGATGGAGAAAGCCACGGAAGTGATAATAGAAATCGCAAGGCTCGTAGCCAACCGATAG